AAGGCCCAGGTCGGCCGCGTCCCGCTGCTGCTGCTCGACTCCGACATCGAGGCCAACACGCCGGCCGACCGCGACGTCACCGACCGCCTGTACGGCGGCGGCAGCGAGCACCGGCTGCTCCAGGAGATGCTGCTCGGGGTCGGCGGTGTGCGCGCCGTGCGCACCTACTGCCGGCTCACCGGCCACCGGCCGCCGGAGGTCTTCCACACCAACGAGGGCCACGCCGGCTTCCTCGGGGTCGAGCGGATCCGCGAGCTGGTCGCCCCGGCCGAACAGGGTGGTCAGGGGCTGGACTTCGCCGCCGCGCTGGAGGCCGTCCGGGCCGGAACGGTGTTCACCACGCACACCCCCGTCGCGGCGGGCATCGACCGCTTCGACCGGGACCTGGTCGCCCGCCACTTCAGCGGCGACGCCGCGCTGCCCGGCGTCCCGGCCGACCGGGTGCTCGCGCTCGGCGCCGAGAGCTGGCACGGCGGCGACCCCAAGCTGTTCAACATGGCCGCCATGGGCCTGCGGCTCGCCCAGCGCGCCAACGGCGTCTCGACCCTGCACGGCGAGGTCAGCCGGTCGATGTTCAACGGCCTGTGGCCGGGCTTCGACGCCGCCGAGGTGCCGATCACCTCGATCACCAACGGCGTCCACGCCCCCACCTGGATCGACCCCGCGGTCGTCCGGCTCGGGGCCGCGCTGCTCGGCAACGAGACCGCCGAGGCCGCCATCACCACCGGCGAGGAGAAGCGCTGGACGGGGCTGGAGGGGATCGGCGACGAGGAGATCTGGGAGCTGCGCCGGGCCCTGCGGGCCCAGCTCGCCGAGGAGGCCAGGCGGCGCGTGCACGCCTCCTGGCGCCAGCGCGGCGCCGGCGAGGCCGAGCTCGGGTGGGTCTCCTCCGTGCTCGACCCGGACGTCCTGACCATCGGCTTCGCCCGCCGGGTGCCCTCGTACAAGCGGCTCACCCTGATGCTGCGGGACAAGGCCCGGCTGCGCGCCCTGCTGCTGCACCCCGAGCGGCCGGTGCAGATCGTGGTGGCCGGCAAGGCGCACCCGGCCGACGACGGCGGCAAGCGGCTGATCCAGCAGCTCGTCGCGTTCGCCGACGACCCGGCCGTCCGGCACCGGATCGTCTTCCTGCCGGACTACGACATGGCGATGGCCAAGCACCTGTACCCGGGGTGCGACGTCTGGCTGAACAACCCGCTGCGCCCGCTGGAGGCCTGTGGCACCTCCGGGATGAAGGCCGCTCTCAACGGCTGCCTCAACCTGTCCATCCTGGACGGCTGGTGGGACGAGTGGTACGACGGCCGCAACGGCTGGGCGATCCCCACCGCCGACGGCTCGGGCCCCGAGCGGCTCGACCCGGACAGCCCCGAGGCCGAGCGGCGCGACGACCTGGAGGCCGCCGCGCTGTACGACCTGATCGAGCACCAGGTCGCCGGCCGGTTCTACGACCGGGGCGCCGACGGCCTGCCGCACGCCTGGATCGCCATGGTCCGGCACACCCTGGTCACCCTCGGCCCGAAGGTGCTGG
The Kitasatospora paranensis genome window above contains:
- the glgP gene encoding alpha-glucan family phosphorylase, which encodes MKAIRRFTVRTVLPEQLQPLHELALNLRWSWHPETRELFRSVDPEVWAAVGEDPVRLLGEVPATRLAALAGDRRFLRRLGDLHDDLRDYLAGPRWYQSAPPLGDGTGPLPEAIAYFSPEYGIAAALPQYSGGLGILAGDHLKAASDLGVPIIGVGLFYRHGYFRQSLDRDGWQQERYPLLDPDELAVSLLRENDGTPCRIDLALPAGRTLGAQIWKAQVGRVPLLLLDSDIEANTPADRDVTDRLYGGGSEHRLLQEMLLGVGGVRAVRTYCRLTGHRPPEVFHTNEGHAGFLGVERIRELVAPAEQGGQGLDFAAALEAVRAGTVFTTHTPVAAGIDRFDRDLVARHFSGDAALPGVPADRVLALGAESWHGGDPKLFNMAAMGLRLAQRANGVSTLHGEVSRSMFNGLWPGFDAAEVPITSITNGVHAPTWIDPAVVRLGAALLGNETAEAAITTGEEKRWTGLEGIGDEEIWELRRALRAQLAEEARRRVHASWRQRGAGEAELGWVSSVLDPDVLTIGFARRVPSYKRLTLMLRDKARLRALLLHPERPVQIVVAGKAHPADDGGKRLIQQLVAFADDPAVRHRIVFLPDYDMAMAKHLYPGCDVWLNNPLRPLEACGTSGMKAALNGCLNLSILDGWWDEWYDGRNGWAIPTADGSGPERLDPDSPEAERRDDLEAAALYDLIEHQVAGRFYDRGADGLPHAWIAMVRHTLVTLGPKVLAGRMVREYVERLYAPAATAQRELAAPEPGGAGHAGARELAQWKARVGASWPAVRVEHVEADAPGDAQELGSALELRVQVSLGALEPADVEVQVVAGRVDEADGISDAAVLALKPSGGPDLTGRHRYEGSLELSRTGPFGYTVRVLPAHRLLASPAELGLVALPAESAGMDAGLLR